A genome region from Hyalangium gracile includes the following:
- a CDS encoding AHH domain-containing protein has translation MLWRILWKVEALLLALMLGCTTAQPAIRVDSGADGETLIYIPRAATAEPVEVPPEQVTEAIRRLAREVRLTGSPRQTVERLFQLDALYGDYLYLLRERKLVPLESGMSLEGALTEGEQKLVSRYKAWCRSAQGVEGDCLGALVGSKYLDMQGRYMLAMALSKSPVLEEFQQALGDMVSMRAVLQAAVGTVVTLLVLLALPEPVTKFVAAWATAALVLWVGASTLYNLVKGWFELMEAVKVATTFEEIREAGEKFGRLFSREAAQAFAMIAMALLTHSAKGFAEQVATLPGSAQVSLHAAKQEGILLSEVGAVESVAVTEDGFSMALAPGAVAMAASGGRRNRVENHHIGTRANKISTLRGGPWTPRLEELYARAGMGLEDTENIVPIKGHKGPHPQRYHELVYERLRRALGDCSAVQECRENLTDALRKLAREIATPGTELNRLVTLGKGR, from the coding sequence ATGCTCTGGCGGATTCTCTGGAAGGTCGAAGCGCTGTTGCTTGCCTTGATGCTTGGGTGCACTACCGCCCAGCCAGCGATCCGGGTGGACTCGGGAGCAGACGGAGAAACGCTGATCTACATCCCCCGCGCCGCCACGGCGGAGCCGGTGGAGGTGCCACCGGAGCAAGTCACCGAGGCGATCCGGAGACTGGCGCGCGAGGTGCGCTTGACGGGCTCACCCCGGCAGACAGTGGAACGGCTGTTTCAACTGGACGCGCTCTATGGGGATTACCTCTACCTGCTGCGAGAGCGAAAGCTCGTCCCGCTGGAGTCGGGCATGTCCCTGGAAGGGGCGTTGACGGAAGGGGAACAGAAGCTCGTCAGCCGTTACAAGGCGTGGTGTCGCAGTGCCCAGGGTGTGGAGGGCGATTGCCTGGGCGCGCTCGTGGGGAGCAAGTACCTGGACATGCAAGGCCGGTACATGCTCGCCATGGCCTTGAGCAAGAGCCCCGTTCTGGAGGAGTTCCAGCAGGCGCTAGGCGACATGGTGAGCATGCGGGCAGTCCTGCAAGCAGCGGTCGGCACTGTCGTGACGCTGCTCGTCTTGCTCGCGTTGCCTGAGCCCGTCACCAAGTTTGTGGCCGCGTGGGCGACTGCGGCGCTTGTGCTGTGGGTCGGTGCCTCCACGCTCTACAACCTCGTGAAAGGCTGGTTCGAGTTGATGGAGGCGGTGAAGGTCGCCACCACCTTCGAGGAGATCCGCGAAGCGGGCGAGAAGTTCGGCCGCTTGTTCTCACGCGAAGCAGCGCAAGCGTTCGCCATGATCGCGATGGCGCTGCTGACTCACAGTGCGAAAGGGTTCGCGGAACAGGTGGCGACACTGCCCGGCTCGGCTCAAGTGTCGCTTCATGCGGCGAAGCAGGAAGGGATCCTGCTGTCCGAGGTCGGCGCGGTGGAATCGGTGGCCGTGACGGAGGACGGCTTCAGCATGGCGCTGGCCCCGGGCGCGGTGGCGATGGCGGCGAGCGGCGGGCGCCGCAATCGCGTTGAGAATCACCACATCGGAACCAGGGCGAACAAGATCTCTACGTTGCGCGGTGGCCCGTGGACTCCCAGGCTCGAAGAACTGTACGCGCGGGCGGGGATGGGGCTGGAGGACACCGAAAACATCGTGCCTATCAAGGGGCACAAGGGACCGCACCCACAGCGCTATCACGAACTCGTCTACGAGCGCTTACGGAGGGCGCTGGGAGACTGTAGCGCCGTGCAGGAGTGCCGAGAGAACCTCACGGATGCGCTCAGGAAACTAGCACGCGAAATCGCCACACCCGGAACAGAACTCAACCGACTCGTCACCCTTGGGAAAGGACGCTAG
- a CDS encoding tetratricopeptide repeat protein, whose amino-acid sequence MARRAGSRDTDFSRASQLLEKGRLQDAFRIFLEAAKAGDSSAQVNVGYLYDTGQGVSRSRAQAMAWYRKAARQGEAAAANNIGTIYRDEGRLGLAMRWFGKAAAMGDDDALLEMARLYAGPLEEPAKARRLLSRVASSKRATIDSREQAEQLLRTLEQRQRMG is encoded by the coding sequence ATGGCGCGTCGAGCAGGGAGCAGAGACACGGATTTCTCCAGGGCCTCGCAGCTGCTGGAGAAGGGGCGCCTCCAGGATGCGTTCCGCATCTTCCTCGAGGCGGCGAAGGCGGGGGACTCCAGCGCGCAGGTGAACGTCGGCTATCTCTACGACACGGGCCAGGGCGTCAGCCGCTCCCGGGCGCAGGCGATGGCCTGGTACCGGAAGGCCGCGCGCCAGGGCGAGGCGGCGGCGGCCAACAACATCGGGACCATCTATCGGGACGAGGGGCGGCTGGGTCTGGCCATGCGGTGGTTTGGCAAGGCCGCGGCGATGGGAGACGACGACGCGCTGCTCGAGATGGCCCGGCTCTACGCGGGGCCGCTGGAGGAGCCCGCGAAGGCCCGGAGGCTGCTCTCGCGAGTGGCCTCCTCCAAGCGAGCGACGATCGACAGCCGGGAGCAGGCGGAGCAGCTGCTGCGGACGCTCGAGCAACGTCAACGCATGGGCTGA
- a CDS encoding SIR2 family NAD-dependent protein deacylase, which produces MPPALHASSKLAPKLRAALTGNLDHFLERALHWPVLWRPQADLARRRRFIYKLHGTLLERSSWVFTRSQYDRVIWADPLFRTTFSALFLSCPLLFVGFGLMDDNFESLFAQVRALSGDQPPRHFALMAQGALPSFRKTRVEQAGVRVIEYPNLDGKHSDVARILQWLAEGDPQRFPEAAAAPAPR; this is translated from the coding sequence TTGCCGCCCGCGCTTCACGCCAGCTCGAAGCTCGCTCCCAAGCTGCGCGCCGCCCTCACTGGCAATCTCGACCACTTCCTCGAACGCGCCCTCCACTGGCCCGTCCTCTGGAGGCCCCAGGCGGATCTCGCGCGCAGGCGCCGCTTCATCTACAAGCTCCACGGCACCCTCCTGGAGCGCAGTTCCTGGGTCTTCACCCGCTCCCAGTATGACCGCGTCATCTGGGCCGACCCGCTCTTCCGGACCACCTTCTCCGCCCTCTTCCTGTCCTGCCCGCTCCTCTTCGTCGGCTTCGGCCTGATGGACGACAACTTCGAGAGCCTCTTCGCCCAGGTCCGCGCGCTCTCGGGCGATCAGCCTCCGCGCCACTTCGCCCTCATGGCCCAGGGCGCCCTCCCCAGCTTCCGCAAGACGCGGGTCGAGCAAGCCGGAGTCCGCGTCATCGAATACCCGAACCTCGATGGCAAACACTCGGATGTCGCGCGCATCCTCCAGTGGCTCGCGGAAGGCGATCCCCAACGCTTCCCCGAGGCCGCTGCCGCTCCAGCGCCCCGTTAG
- a CDS encoding putative ABC transporter permease translates to MLARFLLYGCAGWVLEVCFTGTSAAIFQKDSHGTAKTYLWMHPIYGATALGLEFLHDRLRFLPRAVRALAYTAVIFGAEYTTGWLLRRALGRCPWDYSQRGWSVKGLVRLDYFPFWYGAALLFEPAREALLSVTSEALRQTPEFRHAVRDGQVLPPPHAGPVELEAGATGATFQGALAAEKQEEAQQELPLGADALPSPVG, encoded by the coding sequence GTGCTAGCGAGATTCCTTCTCTACGGGTGTGCGGGCTGGGTGCTCGAGGTGTGCTTCACCGGGACGAGCGCGGCGATCTTCCAGAAGGACTCCCACGGGACGGCCAAGACGTACCTGTGGATGCACCCCATCTACGGGGCCACGGCCCTGGGGCTGGAGTTCCTGCATGACCGGCTGCGCTTCCTGCCCCGGGCCGTGCGAGCGCTTGCCTACACGGCCGTCATCTTCGGGGCCGAGTACACCACCGGCTGGCTGCTGCGCCGGGCGCTCGGCCGCTGTCCATGGGACTACAGTCAGCGGGGGTGGAGCGTGAAGGGGCTCGTCCGCCTGGATTACTTCCCCTTCTGGTACGGGGCGGCGCTGCTGTTCGAGCCGGCCCGCGAGGCGCTCCTGAGCGTCACCAGCGAGGCCCTGCGCCAGACGCCCGAGTTCCGCCACGCCGTCCGGGACGGCCAGGTGCTGCCGCCCCCCCATGCCGGCCCCGTGGAGTTGGAGGCGGGGGCTACCGGGGCGACGTTCCAGGGGGCCCTGGCGGCCGAGAAGCAGGAGGAGGCGCAGCAGGAGCTCCCCCTGGGAGCGGACGCCCTCCCCTCGCCGGTAGGCTGA
- a CDS encoding tetratricopeptide repeat protein: protein MSMVSIQPTPPGPQDQEQAPFAPLPLEMDPSGFTERAPALLSLLPDQPLSLALARADAFAVHAALTARLSREPSGPHRDTLRALLDDRTLFVMAERPPRLRSFLGNGVQLVGFPPPEQQQSQFIATRAFCLFGIPFVPLGDHLVHRGRDGQLEILGRVAGSSRSRVSRWKGPLALGGLVLAVAGVAMMPFIVRDVQLVNGLSQAVEVRLDGRALTLQPGQIARGNVYSLGTSYRVEASWPGAQKPFEALSLEPSQHAVYNILGAASVRLAEPPRGSAPVVLEGRAHPLESDERLVWEGGWERTLTHYIHAERWSEAAELAKAVFLASPSELEAGRAAARILARRQPEAALVFAHELAQRFHDEPSIHLLAQDLFIALGKRSEAFKLYSALAEKAPGSVERALLAARVVPPEQQRDAHADVLRRFPESPEAMRAQGRLRLSDGYPQEALELFDRALVKAPESLADLELRVRAMLFLKQVPEASLEVRRFAEDPRHVTWDYTVLAGRLAHVAGPRGTQYVARDLIPSAIKDSPERMALLSLLTGEGNVTDQDMKAVKDPAAHDALALTRAVLKDMDKAVQRAIAASEKVLLRLDVETAAVLALELSRRGEAQAADRLFGSSLTLMGARDALDTYVREGTVKPDFPLLPPGLQAAAYLVRAREINYNRFVEQAYARWTDMLGGMARRALDAGSDDSAWLESTQTPAFTAPAPSHRLHIQVIQNTPSRRADAVSAPPAPGNRIPRPWPAP, encoded by the coding sequence ATGTCGATGGTGTCCATCCAGCCGACTCCGCCCGGCCCCCAGGACCAGGAACAGGCTCCCTTCGCCCCCCTCCCCCTGGAGATGGACCCGAGCGGCTTCACCGAGCGTGCTCCCGCGCTCCTCTCGCTGCTGCCCGACCAGCCCCTCTCCCTCGCGCTGGCTCGCGCCGATGCCTTCGCCGTGCACGCCGCGCTCACCGCGCGCCTGTCGCGCGAGCCCTCGGGTCCCCACCGCGACACCCTCCGAGCGCTCCTCGACGACCGGACCCTCTTCGTCATGGCGGAGCGGCCGCCCCGGCTCCGCAGCTTCCTGGGCAACGGGGTGCAGCTCGTCGGCTTCCCGCCTCCCGAGCAACAGCAGAGCCAGTTCATCGCCACCCGTGCCTTCTGTCTCTTCGGCATCCCGTTCGTGCCGCTCGGAGATCACCTCGTCCATCGCGGCCGGGATGGACAGCTCGAGATCCTCGGCCGTGTGGCCGGCTCGTCGCGCTCTCGCGTCTCGCGATGGAAGGGTCCGCTGGCGCTGGGAGGCCTGGTCCTCGCCGTCGCCGGCGTCGCGATGATGCCGTTCATCGTGCGCGACGTGCAGCTCGTCAATGGACTCTCCCAGGCCGTGGAGGTGCGCCTGGATGGCCGGGCTCTCACGCTGCAGCCCGGGCAGATTGCTCGGGGGAACGTCTACAGCCTGGGCACGTCCTACCGCGTCGAGGCGAGCTGGCCAGGCGCGCAGAAGCCCTTCGAGGCGCTCTCCCTGGAGCCGAGCCAGCACGCCGTCTACAACATCCTGGGCGCGGCCTCCGTGCGGCTCGCGGAGCCGCCGCGGGGCAGTGCTCCCGTGGTGCTGGAGGGGCGCGCCCACCCGCTCGAGTCCGATGAGCGGCTGGTATGGGAAGGAGGCTGGGAGCGCACGCTGACCCATTACATCCACGCGGAGCGCTGGAGCGAGGCCGCGGAGCTGGCCAAGGCCGTCTTCCTGGCCAGCCCCTCCGAGCTCGAGGCGGGCAGGGCCGCCGCACGCATCCTGGCGCGCAGGCAGCCGGAGGCCGCGCTCGTGTTCGCCCACGAGCTCGCGCAGCGGTTCCATGACGAGCCCTCCATCCACCTGCTGGCCCAGGACCTCTTCATCGCCCTGGGCAAGCGCTCGGAGGCGTTCAAGCTCTACAGCGCCCTGGCCGAGAAGGCGCCGGGCTCCGTCGAGCGAGCGCTCCTCGCCGCCCGGGTCGTTCCGCCGGAGCAGCAGCGCGACGCCCATGCGGACGTGCTGCGGCGCTTCCCCGAGTCCCCCGAGGCGATGCGTGCGCAGGGCCGCCTCCGCCTCTCCGACGGCTATCCCCAGGAGGCGCTGGAGCTGTTCGACCGGGCGCTCGTCAAGGCTCCCGAGTCGCTGGCGGACCTGGAGCTGCGCGTGCGCGCCATGCTCTTCCTGAAGCAGGTGCCGGAGGCTTCCCTGGAGGTGCGCAGGTTCGCGGAGGACCCCCGCCACGTCACCTGGGACTACACCGTCCTCGCTGGCCGCCTGGCCCATGTGGCGGGACCCCGAGGCACCCAGTACGTCGCGCGCGATCTCATCCCCTCCGCCATCAAGGACTCTCCGGAGCGCATGGCGCTCCTGTCCCTCCTCACCGGAGAGGGAAACGTCACAGACCAAGACATGAAGGCGGTCAAGGACCCCGCGGCCCATGACGCCCTCGCGCTCACCCGGGCCGTCCTGAAGGACATGGACAAGGCCGTGCAGCGCGCCATCGCGGCCTCCGAGAAGGTGCTGCTCCGCCTGGATGTGGAGACCGCCGCGGTGCTCGCCCTGGAGCTCTCACGTCGCGGAGAGGCGCAGGCCGCGGACCGCCTCTTCGGCTCGAGCCTCACGCTGATGGGCGCCCGCGACGCGCTGGACACCTACGTGCGCGAAGGCACGGTGAAGCCGGACTTCCCTCTGCTGCCGCCGGGCCTGCAGGCCGCCGCCTACCTCGTTCGCGCCCGCGAGATAAACTACAACCGCTTCGTGGAGCAGGCCTACGCCCGCTGGACCGACATGCTGGGTGGCATGGCCCGCCGCGCGCTCGATGCCGGCTCCGACGACTCCGCCTGGCTCGAGAGCACCCAGACGCCCGCCTTCACCGCGCCCGCGCCCTCTCACCGCCTCCACATCCAGGTCATCCAGAACACTCCGTCCAGGCGTGCAGACGCAGTGTCCGCGCCCCCGGCGCCGGGGAATCGCATCCCCCGGCCCTGGCCCGCGCCGTGA
- a CDS encoding rod shape-determining protein, producing the protein MFDWLHTLFSRDLAIDLGTANTLIYIRGQGIVSNEPSVVAVQQDARGGKKVLAVGKEAKEMLGRTPGNIVAIRPMKDGVIADFEITAAMLRYFIQSAHNRRTLVNPRIIIGIPSGITEVERRAVREAAANAGAREVYLIEQPMAAAIGAGLPVTEPSGNMIVDIGGGTSDVAVISLAGIVFAKSVRIGGDKLDEAIIQYVKRKYNLLIGERTAEAIKMGIGTAYPTDEVMTMEIKGRDLVAGVPRTLTVSSDEVRDALAEPVNGIVEAVKLTLERTPPELAGDIADRGIVLAGGGALLKNLDTLLREETGLPVFLAEDPLSAVVIGAGKALESLDILRQVTQPG; encoded by the coding sequence ATGTTCGACTGGCTCCACACCCTCTTCTCGCGTGACCTGGCAATCGACCTGGGCACGGCGAACACGCTCATCTACATCCGCGGACAGGGCATCGTCTCGAACGAACCCTCCGTGGTGGCCGTCCAGCAGGACGCTCGTGGCGGCAAGAAGGTGCTCGCGGTGGGCAAGGAGGCCAAGGAGATGCTCGGGAGGACCCCGGGCAACATCGTGGCCATCCGTCCGATGAAGGACGGAGTCATCGCGGACTTCGAAATTACCGCGGCGATGCTGCGCTACTTCATCCAGAGCGCGCACAACCGCCGCACGCTCGTCAACCCGCGCATCATCATCGGCATCCCCTCGGGCATCACCGAGGTGGAGCGGCGCGCGGTGCGCGAGGCGGCGGCCAACGCGGGCGCCCGCGAGGTGTACCTCATCGAACAGCCCATGGCCGCGGCGATTGGCGCGGGGCTGCCGGTGACGGAGCCCAGCGGGAACATGATCGTCGACATCGGCGGCGGCACCTCGGACGTGGCCGTCATCAGCCTGGCCGGCATCGTGTTCGCCAAGAGCGTGCGCATCGGCGGCGACAAGCTGGACGAGGCGATCATCCAGTACGTCAAGCGCAAGTACAACCTGCTCATCGGCGAGCGCACGGCCGAGGCCATCAAGATGGGCATCGGCACGGCGTACCCGACCGACGAAGTGATGACCATGGAGATCAAGGGACGCGATCTCGTGGCGGGCGTGCCGCGCACGCTGACGGTGAGCAGCGACGAGGTGCGTGACGCGCTGGCCGAGCCGGTGAACGGCATCGTCGAGGCGGTGAAGCTGACGCTGGAGCGCACGCCGCCGGAATTGGCCGGTGACATCGCCGACCGCGGCATCGTGCTGGCCGGTGGCGGCGCGCTGCTGAAGAACCTGGACACGCTGCTGCGCGAGGAGACGGGCCTGCCGGTGTTCCTGGCGGAGGATCCGCTCTCGGCGGTGGTGATTGGCGCGGGCAAGGCGCTGGAGTCCCTGGACATCCTGCGCCAGGTCACCCAGCCGGGCTGA
- a CDS encoding imm11 family protein produces the protein MPRRFFKLADDVSVPRRWHLTTPIDRQGRRVHDWDFTRGSPVSEAGVGRLKIPIKIAGRPLDFSEAGIGIPVVHVKIGSVLSEQAPGDVQLIPADIEGQPDQYLVFVATRLIRCIDEKASKVQFWTPEDGRPDKVGTYWAIDDLRIDKAKVGSAKVFRPEGWEVALIVSEEIKSALENMRATGTRFIEV, from the coding sequence ATGCCCCGGCGCTTCTTCAAACTCGCTGACGATGTGTCCGTTCCCCGTCGCTGGCACCTGACAACCCCCATCGACAGGCAGGGCCGTAGGGTGCACGACTGGGATTTCACGAGGGGATCGCCCGTATCCGAGGCGGGAGTGGGGCGGCTGAAAATCCCCATCAAGATCGCGGGCAGGCCGCTGGACTTCTCCGAAGCGGGGATAGGGATCCCCGTCGTCCACGTCAAGATCGGGTCCGTGCTGTCAGAGCAAGCACCAGGGGACGTGCAGTTGATCCCAGCAGACATTGAGGGCCAACCGGATCAGTACCTCGTCTTTGTTGCAACGCGCCTCATTCGCTGCATCGACGAGAAAGCATCCAAGGTGCAGTTTTGGACCCCGGAGGATGGACGTCCCGACAAGGTGGGAACGTACTGGGCCATAGATGATTTACGCATCGACAAGGCGAAGGTCGGAAGCGCCAAGGTGTTTCGTCCCGAAGGCTGGGAGGTCGCCTTGATCGTCTCTGAGGAGATCAAGAGCGCCCTAGAGAACATGCGCGCTACAGGAACACGCTTCATCGAGGTCTAG
- a CDS encoding CBM96 family carbohydrate-binding protein, producing the protein MGLLMALGAWVGCGGVATDGPVPEAVEPGAELSTRTQELGTTVSFAPVADARVEAAYPDQNFGAADGLYTDTSPAQESYLRFSVRGLSGPVTRAVLRLYVTNGSSDGPSLTQNLSGWGERSVTWNSRPSRLGAVLADLGSVAPGSWAEYDLTPVVTGNGDFDFTLFSTVTDGVDFASREHADPALRPQLVVTTGTASADIVLSAAADAYVEEAAPNANRGSAVELQIDGSPRAEAYVRFEVPAASVTSRKVTLRVYAFNGSSDGPALYTTTTPWSEQTVTWNTRPSRSPVSVGDVGAVPVDSWVEYDVTSIVRGGGSYGFALVPTHTDGVDFHSRESAQAALRPQLVISMEGSGETCSPEVRTRSFTYSPLDDTQVSESSPGAVGGASDWLYVDNLPRTETYFRFGFDSLVGRVKSAKLRVFAYDGTGDGPAVYQVDTYGLSESTTTWANRPARIGPAIADVGSIAHGSWVEVDVTRVVQRNGIFGFALVPGSADGVRLWSKEYTGNPALRPRLEVITESTVTCESERVCDSGSCWFMPMPHGMDQTDTWGSSPSNIWATGPVGSVLHWDGTRWRTVPSGTSRGLLAIWGTGPQNIWAVGEWGSIARFNGTAWTEVRPSDTIQSDLRDVFGTGPDNIWAVGLDGTMLHFDGTQWRPFASGTSEHLYGVWASSPTDVWVVGARGLVRRWNGTTWAQLAWDGDEEFSLRGVFGFGPNDVWVMGNESTIRHWDGTAWTTLSEDSEGGWFAAAWGSTPNDVWFVGLSIKHWDGSTLEWAQFPADDSNRPDPMLGIWGTSPQDAWAVGWSGSFSRLKPGRVWKVEGPMGYAPGRGNSFVYELWGDSPDNAWAALDEGLLHWDGAEWTWLEEVGGYRLGFYSVWGSGPNDVWASSAWSTVAHFDGTRWKYMYWDSQQQQMKEGLGFFGNYPNGTVLYDIWGTGANDVWFVGPGLILHWNGTTWTEMQLPSQLNWLTSVHGSGPNDVWAVGSGGTIFHFDGVSWTDHSLNMADYLEAVWVASPTDTWAVGSSGMVLRWNGTSWTRVSAPTFVTLNGIHGTGPNDVWAVGEAGTLLHWDGTSWTSVPSATRGRLYGVFATGTGKVWFSGFKGAVLRR; encoded by the coding sequence ATGGGACTCCTGATGGCCCTGGGGGCGTGGGTGGGGTGTGGCGGAGTGGCGACGGACGGGCCTGTGCCCGAGGCGGTCGAGCCCGGGGCGGAGCTGAGCACCCGGACCCAGGAGCTTGGCACCACCGTGAGCTTTGCTCCGGTGGCGGACGCTCGGGTGGAGGCGGCCTACCCGGACCAGAACTTCGGAGCGGCGGACGGGCTGTACACGGACACCTCGCCCGCGCAGGAGAGCTACCTGCGCTTCTCCGTCCGGGGGCTCTCCGGCCCGGTGACGCGGGCGGTGCTGCGGCTCTACGTGACGAATGGCTCGAGCGACGGGCCATCCCTCACGCAGAACCTGAGTGGCTGGGGCGAGCGGAGCGTCACGTGGAACAGCCGGCCCTCACGTCTCGGCGCCGTGCTGGCGGACCTCGGTAGCGTGGCGCCCGGCAGCTGGGCGGAGTACGACCTCACGCCCGTAGTGACGGGGAACGGTGACTTCGACTTCACCCTCTTCTCCACGGTGACGGACGGCGTGGACTTCGCCTCTCGCGAGCACGCCGACCCGGCGCTTCGTCCCCAGCTCGTGGTGACGACCGGTACCGCCTCGGCGGACATCGTGCTGTCCGCGGCGGCCGACGCCTATGTGGAGGAGGCCGCTCCCAACGCGAACCGGGGCAGCGCCGTGGAGCTCCAGATCGATGGCTCCCCGCGCGCCGAAGCGTACGTGCGCTTCGAGGTGCCTGCCGCGAGCGTGACGAGCCGCAAGGTGACCCTCCGGGTCTACGCGTTCAACGGCAGCTCGGACGGGCCGGCGCTCTACACCACCACGACGCCGTGGAGCGAGCAGACGGTGACGTGGAACACACGGCCCTCGCGCAGCCCGGTGTCGGTGGGGGATGTGGGCGCCGTTCCGGTCGACTCGTGGGTCGAGTACGACGTGACCTCCATCGTCCGCGGCGGCGGCAGCTATGGCTTCGCCCTGGTTCCCACGCACACGGATGGAGTGGACTTCCATTCTCGGGAGAGCGCCCAGGCCGCGCTGAGGCCGCAACTCGTCATCTCCATGGAGGGCTCCGGGGAGACCTGCTCGCCGGAGGTGAGGACGCGATCCTTCACCTACTCACCGCTGGATGACACCCAGGTGTCCGAGTCCTCTCCTGGCGCAGTGGGTGGCGCGAGCGACTGGCTCTATGTGGACAATCTGCCTCGGACGGAGACCTACTTCCGGTTCGGGTTCGACTCGCTGGTGGGACGGGTGAAGAGCGCGAAGCTGCGCGTCTTCGCCTACGACGGGACAGGAGATGGCCCCGCCGTCTACCAGGTGGACACCTATGGCCTGAGCGAGAGCACGACGACGTGGGCCAACCGCCCGGCGCGCATCGGCCCGGCGATCGCGGACGTGGGGAGCATCGCCCACGGGAGCTGGGTGGAGGTCGACGTCACCCGCGTGGTGCAGCGCAACGGCATCTTCGGCTTCGCGCTGGTGCCCGGCTCGGCCGACGGTGTCCGCCTGTGGAGCAAGGAGTACACGGGCAATCCGGCCCTGAGGCCGCGGCTCGAGGTCATCACCGAGTCCACCGTCACGTGTGAGTCCGAGCGGGTCTGTGACTCGGGCAGCTGCTGGTTCATGCCGATGCCGCATGGGATGGACCAGACGGACACGTGGGGCAGCAGTCCCTCGAATATCTGGGCCACGGGCCCCGTGGGTTCGGTCCTGCACTGGGATGGGACGCGCTGGCGCACGGTGCCGAGCGGCACGTCCCGCGGCCTGCTCGCCATCTGGGGTACTGGGCCTCAGAACATCTGGGCGGTGGGAGAGTGGGGCAGCATCGCCCGCTTCAATGGGACGGCGTGGACGGAGGTGCGTCCCTCCGACACCATCCAGTCGGATCTGCGCGACGTGTTCGGCACGGGCCCGGACAACATCTGGGCCGTGGGGCTGGACGGGACGATGCTCCACTTCGACGGCACGCAGTGGCGGCCGTTCGCGAGCGGCACGAGCGAGCACCTCTACGGTGTGTGGGCGTCGTCGCCGACGGACGTGTGGGTCGTGGGCGCCCGTGGCCTGGTGAGGCGGTGGAATGGCACCACGTGGGCCCAGCTCGCCTGGGACGGGGACGAGGAGTTCAGTCTGCGAGGTGTCTTCGGCTTCGGGCCGAACGACGTCTGGGTAATGGGCAACGAGTCCACGATCCGGCACTGGGACGGCACCGCGTGGACCACCCTCAGCGAGGACAGCGAGGGCGGCTGGTTTGCCGCCGCCTGGGGCAGCACGCCGAACGACGTGTGGTTCGTGGGCCTCAGCATCAAGCACTGGGATGGGAGCACCCTCGAGTGGGCACAGTTCCCAGCCGATGATTCGAATCGGCCGGATCCGATGCTCGGCATCTGGGGCACGTCACCCCAGGACGCCTGGGCGGTGGGCTGGTCGGGCTCCTTCAGCCGGCTGAAGCCGGGCAGGGTGTGGAAGGTGGAGGGGCCGATGGGCTACGCGCCGGGCCGTGGCAACTCCTTCGTCTATGAGCTTTGGGGTGACTCGCCGGACAATGCCTGGGCCGCGCTCGATGAAGGGCTGCTCCACTGGGACGGCGCCGAGTGGACCTGGCTGGAGGAGGTGGGGGGCTACCGGCTGGGCTTCTACAGTGTGTGGGGCAGCGGGCCGAATGACGTCTGGGCCTCGTCGGCCTGGAGCACCGTGGCCCACTTCGATGGGACGCGCTGGAAGTACATGTACTGGGATTCTCAGCAGCAGCAGATGAAGGAAGGGCTGGGCTTCTTCGGCAACTATCCCAACGGCACGGTGCTCTACGACATCTGGGGCACTGGCGCGAACGACGTCTGGTTCGTCGGGCCCGGGCTCATCCTGCACTGGAATGGCACCACCTGGACCGAGATGCAGCTGCCGTCGCAGCTGAACTGGCTGACCAGCGTCCACGGCTCGGGGCCGAACGACGTGTGGGCGGTGGGCAGCGGCGGGACGATCTTCCACTTCGACGGCGTCTCGTGGACGGACCACTCGCTCAACATGGCGGACTACCTGGAGGCGGTCTGGGTGGCGAGCCCGACCGATACGTGGGCGGTGGGCAGCTCCGGCATGGTGCTGCGCTGGAACGGCACCTCCTGGACGCGGGTATCCGCGCCGACCTTCGTCACGCTCAACGGCATCCATGGCACGGGCCCGAACGATGTCTGGGCCGTGGGCGAGGCGGGAACGCTGCTCCACTGGGATGGCACGAGCTGGACGTCGGTGCCCAGCGCGACGCGCGGCCGTCTGTACGGCGTCTTCGCTACGGGCACGGGGAAGGTCTGGTTCAGCGGCTTCAAGGGAGCAGTCCTGCGCCGGTGA